In the Danio rerio strain Tuebingen ecotype United States chromosome 8, GRCz12tu, whole genome shotgun sequence genome, one interval contains:
- the LOC141375813 gene encoding E3 ubiquitin-protein ligase RBBP6-like isoform X1, with protein sequence MSCVHYRFQSRLTYDSLQFEGLNISAGELKRQIMRSKRLKFCQLKISNAQTDEEYTDDALIPKNTSVIIRRIPAAGLKSSNRRFVGHQAGRWREPSPRADPSLLSLEQLLKTENLAEAKASEEDKLKAVMYQSSLCYYSSSEAMRLLGIPGHHIRHCPTNVGSRSAPHKRIRKSTGIPRSFLLEVDDPDRKGVMIDGSGRYVIPIIDAEAYAAEKRKRPSFSCQTEPLPSSSSAGAASSVRDAGGKRSRSPSSPETRGDQKRPRR encoded by the exons atgtcttgtgttcactacaggttccagagtcgactcacctacgactcgctccagtttgaaggcctcaacatcagcgcgggggagctgaagcggcagatcatgaggagcaagaggctgaagttctgccagctgaagatcagcaacgcccagactgatgaag aatacacagatgatgctctcatccctaaaaacacgtcggtcatcatcagacggatccctgcggcgggactgaagtcctcaaacagaagatttgttgg acatcaagctggacgctggcgtgaaccttcacctagagctgatccttcactcctctcactggagcagttgttgaag actgagaatctggctgaggcaaaggcgtcagaggaggacaagctgaaagcggtgatgtaccagtccagcctgtgctactactccagcag tgaggccatgaggctgcttgggatcccgggacaccacattaggcactgccccactaatgtg ggcagccgctccgcgccgcacaagcgcatccggaagagcacagggattccccgcagcttcctgttggaggtggacgacccagaccgaaagggagtcatgatagacggcagcggccgatacgtcattcccatcatagacgc tgaggcctatgctgctgagaagagaaagaggccgtccttctcctgccagaccgagcctttgccctcctcgtcctcagcaggtgcggcatcttcggtccgggacgccggagggaaacggtcccgctccccatcttcaccagagacgcgcggcgaccagaagagaccacgtcgctga
- the LOC141375813 gene encoding E3 ubiquitin-protein ligase RBBP6-like isoform X2 — MSCVHYRFQSRLTYDSLQFEGLNISAGELKRQIMRSKRLKFCQLKISNAQTDEEYTDDALIPKNTSVIIRRIPAAGLKSSNRRFVGHQAGRWREPSPRADPSLLSLEQLLKTENLAEAKASEEDKLKAVMYQSSLCYYSSRAAAPRRTSASGRAQGFPAASCWRWTTQTERES, encoded by the exons atgtcttgtgttcactacaggttccagagtcgactcacctacgactcgctccagtttgaaggcctcaacatcagcgcgggggagctgaagcggcagatcatgaggagcaagaggctgaagttctgccagctgaagatcagcaacgcccagactgatgaag aatacacagatgatgctctcatccctaaaaacacgtcggtcatcatcagacggatccctgcggcgggactgaagtcctcaaacagaagatttgttgg acatcaagctggacgctggcgtgaaccttcacctagagctgatccttcactcctctcactggagcagttgttgaag actgagaatctggctgaggcaaaggcgtcagaggaggacaagctgaaagcggtgatgtaccagtccagcctgtgctactactccagcag ggcagccgctccgcgccgcacaagcgcatccggaagagcacagggattccccgcagcttcctgttggaggtggacgacccagaccgaaagggagtcatga